Proteins from one Catenuloplanes atrovinosus genomic window:
- a CDS encoding sulfite oxidase-like oxidoreductase, translating to MANLSPGFRGRTRDAEPTLPPGQYLAHDFPVLSAGPTPKVPTERYEFAVTTETGEKRTWSWDELMALPAETPTVDIHCVTKWSKLGTTWKGVSLDTLFADVESAADYAMAHSYGGYTTNLPLEDLLDGQAWLVYEFDGEPLHPEHGGPVRLLVPHLYFWKSAKWVRGIQLMLDDEPGFWEAAGYHDYGDPWREQRYQGD from the coding sequence ATGGCAAATCTATCGCCCGGATTTCGCGGGCGGACCCGCGACGCGGAGCCGACGCTTCCGCCGGGGCAGTACCTGGCTCATGATTTTCCGGTGCTCTCCGCCGGGCCGACCCCGAAGGTCCCCACCGAGCGGTACGAGTTCGCGGTGACCACGGAGACCGGGGAGAAGCGGACCTGGTCGTGGGACGAGCTGATGGCGCTGCCGGCGGAGACGCCGACGGTGGACATCCACTGCGTGACCAAGTGGTCGAAGCTGGGCACCACGTGGAAGGGCGTCTCGCTGGACACGCTCTTCGCGGACGTGGAGAGCGCGGCCGACTACGCGATGGCGCACTCGTACGGTGGCTACACCACGAACCTGCCGCTGGAGGATCTGCTCGACGGGCAGGCGTGGCTGGTCTACGAGTTCGACGGCGAGCCGCTGCATCCGGAGCACGGCGGGCCGGTGCGGCTGCTGGTGCCGCATCTCTACTTCTGGAAGTCCGCCAAGTGGGTGCGCGGGATCCAGCTGATGCTGGACGACGAGCCCGGGTTCTGGGAGGCGGCCGGCTACCACGATTACGGAGACCCGTGGCGCGAGCAGCGGTATCAGGGCGACTGA
- a CDS encoding ribosomal maturation YjgA family protein → MTLGTAPFSPRTGPGTIGVVPDRYDRAMLARSLATLTATAALIVALSIRAIADGVIEQVSGTALYASMVYAAVVFAAPRLAPWISGAIAVGFCWAVEFSQLTGVPAYLSERSVAARLALGVQFDLIDVLWYPAGVVPLVLVHTLLASMRPSVRGATDDY, encoded by the coding sequence ATGACGCTCGGCACCGCACCATTCTCTCCGCGCACCGGTCCGGGGACCATCGGGGTGGTCCCTGATCGTTACGATCGCGCGATGCTGGCTCGCTCGCTCGCGACACTGACCGCGACCGCCGCACTCATCGTCGCTCTGAGTATCCGAGCCATTGCCGACGGTGTGATCGAGCAGGTCTCCGGCACCGCGCTCTACGCGTCCATGGTGTACGCCGCCGTGGTCTTCGCCGCACCCCGCCTGGCACCGTGGATCTCCGGCGCGATCGCGGTCGGCTTCTGCTGGGCCGTCGAATTCTCGCAGCTCACCGGCGTTCCCGCGTACCTCTCCGAGCGATCGGTCGCGGCCCGGCTGGCGCTCGGCGTGCAGTTCGATCTCATCGACGTGCTCTGGTACCCGGCCGGAGTGGTCCCGCTCGTCCTCGTCCACACGCTGCTAGCCTCGATGCGTCCGAGCGTGCGGGGAGCGACTGATGACTACTGA
- a CDS encoding DUF3105 domain-containing protein gives MSISTQGGPERRPSVVKPAAGAKPNSPGGGKPKGSGARPGGGKGPRKPVTPVKVAQQRSWGPILLFVAVGALAVGIIGYGAFAVIKGSESWEDRAAGIDGIVNYRETDPGMLTANHKSGPQTYKTNPPVGGDHNTAWQNCMGDVYDAPIANEHAVHSMEHGAVWITYKTGLPQDQIDKLAEKVQGNEFMLMSPVDGLSNNISLQAWGYQLKVDTADDDRIDSFIRALRVNATQEPNAGCSSGVTATGTTPREISTGS, from the coding sequence ATGAGCATCAGCACGCAGGGTGGCCCCGAGCGCCGGCCCTCCGTCGTTAAGCCGGCTGCCGGCGCCAAGCCGAACTCCCCCGGGGGCGGCAAGCCCAAGGGCAGCGGTGCCCGTCCCGGCGGCGGCAAGGGCCCGCGCAAACCGGTCACGCCGGTCAAGGTGGCCCAGCAGCGCAGCTGGGGCCCGATCCTGCTGTTCGTGGCGGTCGGTGCGCTGGCGGTCGGCATCATCGGTTACGGCGCGTTCGCCGTGATCAAGGGCAGCGAGTCCTGGGAGGACCGCGCCGCCGGCATCGACGGCATCGTCAACTACCGGGAGACCGACCCCGGCATGCTGACCGCCAACCACAAGAGCGGCCCGCAGACGTACAAGACGAACCCGCCGGTCGGCGGCGACCACAACACCGCCTGGCAGAACTGCATGGGTGACGTGTACGACGCGCCGATCGCCAACGAGCACGCGGTGCACAGCATGGAGCACGGCGCGGTCTGGATCACGTACAAGACCGGCCTCCCGCAGGACCAGATCGACAAGCTCGCCGAGAAGGTCCAGGGCAACGAGTTCATGCTGATGAGCCCGGTCGACGGCCTCTCCAACAACATCTCGCTGCAGGCCTGGGGCTACCAGCTGAAGGTCGACACCGCGGACGACGACCGCATCGACTCGTTCATCCGCGCGCTGCGCGTCAACGCCACCCAGGAACCCAACGCCGGCTGCTCCTCCGGCGTGACCGCCACCGGCACCACGCCGCGCGAGATCAGCACCGGAAGCTGA
- the rfbB gene encoding dTDP-glucose 4,6-dehydratase — protein sequence MRVLVTGGAGFIGSHFVREASTYPGLADARITVLDALTYSGNRANLDSAGDIRFVHGDICDAAVVDELMAGTDAVVHFAAETHVDRSIDGGAAFVRTNVLGTQILLDAAVRHGVGRFLHVSTDEVYGSIETGSWREDFPVSPNSPYSAAKAGSDLLALAYHRTHGLPVLVTRCSNNYGPYQFPEKVIPLFVTNLLDGRKVPLYGDGGNVRDWLHVDDHCRGIALVLAGGRAGEIYNIGGGTELTNKELTGLLLEACGKDWDSVEPVEDRKGHDRRYSVDITKISQELGYAPRTDFTTGLAETVAWYRDNRAWWEPLKTA from the coding sequence ATGAGAGTTCTGGTCACCGGCGGCGCCGGCTTCATCGGGTCCCACTTCGTTCGCGAGGCGTCCACGTACCCGGGCCTGGCCGACGCGCGCATCACGGTGCTCGACGCGCTCACCTATTCGGGGAACCGGGCGAATCTCGACTCGGCGGGAGACATCCGGTTCGTGCACGGGGACATCTGTGACGCCGCGGTCGTGGACGAGTTGATGGCCGGGACGGACGCGGTCGTGCACTTCGCGGCCGAGACGCACGTGGACCGCTCGATCGACGGCGGCGCCGCGTTCGTCCGGACCAACGTGCTCGGCACCCAGATCCTGCTGGACGCCGCGGTCCGGCACGGCGTGGGACGGTTCCTGCACGTGTCCACGGACGAGGTCTACGGCTCGATCGAGACCGGCTCGTGGCGGGAGGACTTCCCGGTCTCGCCGAACTCGCCGTACTCGGCCGCGAAGGCCGGGTCGGACCTGCTGGCGCTCGCCTACCACCGCACGCACGGGCTGCCGGTGCTGGTCACCCGCTGCTCGAACAACTACGGGCCGTACCAGTTCCCGGAGAAGGTCATCCCGCTGTTCGTGACGAACCTGCTGGACGGGCGGAAGGTCCCGCTCTACGGCGACGGCGGCAACGTCCGCGACTGGCTGCACGTCGACGACCACTGCCGGGGCATCGCGCTGGTGCTGGCCGGCGGCCGGGCGGGCGAGATCTACAACATCGGCGGCGGCACCGAGCTGACCAACAAGGAGCTCACCGGGCTGCTGCTGGAGGCCTGCGGCAAGGATTGGGACTCGGTCGAGCCGGTCGAGGACCGCAAGGGGCACGACCGCCGCTACTCGGTGGACATCACCAAGATCAGCCAGGAGCTGGGGTACGCACCGCGGACGGACTTCACCACCGGGCTGGCCGAGACGGTGGCCTGGTACCGGGACAACCGCGCCTGGTGGGAGCCGCTCAAGACCGCATGA
- the lysA gene encoding diaminopimelate decarboxylase: MRAHEAGALHGDLGTRGPEWLRVPADVNALLPQLWPRHVARGTDGVLEIAGRTVRELKEEFGTPAFVLDEDDMRARCREFRDAFHDADVYYAGKAFLCKAVVRIVAEEGLFLDVCSGGELATALAAGMDPAKIGFHGNNKSVAELERAVEAGVGRIIVDSIHEIDRLTAIVRERRATQQVLIRVTAGVEAHTHEFISTAHEDQKFGFSIAGGAAYRAALKVLDEGTLELRGFHSHIGSQIFDTSGFELAARRVLELVGEIKQARDVDLPELDLGGGFGIAYTTQDDPSTPNDLAKRMRKIVEDECEAQGLVRPHLSIEPGRAIVGPAMFTLYEVGTVKDLQMRTYVSVDGGMSDNIRTALYDASYSATVAGRRSDSHPILARVVGKHCESGDIVVKDEFLPADVQPGDLLAVPGTGAYCRSMASNYNHVPRPPVVAVRGGAARVIVRRETEADLLALDVG, from the coding sequence ATGCGCGCACACGAGGCCGGCGCCCTGCACGGCGACCTGGGCACCCGCGGTCCCGAGTGGCTGCGGGTCCCCGCCGACGTCAACGCGCTGCTCCCGCAGCTCTGGCCGCGGCACGTGGCCCGCGGCACCGACGGCGTCCTGGAGATCGCCGGCAGGACCGTGCGGGAGCTCAAGGAGGAGTTCGGCACGCCCGCGTTCGTGCTGGACGAGGACGACATGCGCGCCCGCTGCCGGGAGTTCCGCGACGCCTTCCACGACGCGGACGTCTACTACGCGGGCAAGGCGTTCCTCTGCAAGGCGGTCGTGCGGATCGTCGCGGAGGAGGGCCTGTTCCTGGACGTCTGCTCCGGCGGCGAGCTGGCCACCGCGCTCGCGGCCGGCATGGACCCCGCGAAGATCGGCTTCCACGGCAACAACAAGTCGGTCGCGGAGCTGGAGCGCGCCGTCGAGGCGGGAGTCGGCCGGATCATCGTCGACTCGATCCACGAGATCGACCGGCTCACCGCGATCGTCCGGGAGCGGCGGGCCACGCAGCAGGTCCTGATCCGGGTCACCGCCGGCGTCGAGGCCCACACGCACGAGTTCATCTCGACCGCGCACGAGGACCAGAAGTTCGGGTTCTCCATCGCGGGCGGCGCCGCGTACCGTGCGGCTCTGAAGGTCCTGGACGAGGGGACGCTGGAGCTGAGGGGCTTCCACTCGCACATCGGCTCGCAGATCTTCGACACCAGCGGCTTCGAGCTGGCCGCGCGCCGCGTGCTGGAGCTGGTCGGCGAGATCAAGCAGGCCCGCGACGTGGACCTGCCGGAGCTGGACCTGGGCGGCGGGTTCGGCATCGCCTACACCACCCAGGACGACCCCTCCACGCCGAACGACCTGGCCAAGCGCATGCGCAAGATCGTCGAGGACGAGTGCGAGGCGCAGGGGCTGGTCCGGCCGCACCTGTCCATCGAGCCCGGCCGCGCCATCGTCGGCCCGGCGATGTTCACGCTCTACGAGGTCGGCACGGTCAAGGACCTCCAGATGCGCACCTACGTCAGCGTGGACGGTGGGATGAGCGACAACATCCGCACCGCGCTCTACGACGCCTCCTACAGCGCCACGGTCGCCGGCCGGAGAAGTGACTCACACCCGATCCTGGCCCGGGTGGTGGGAAAGCACTGTGAGTCCGGGGACATCGTGGTGAAGGATGAATTCCTGCCCGCCGACGTGCAGCCCGGAGATCTTCTCGCCGTTCCGGGCACGGGCGCGTATTGCCGCAGCATGGCCAGCAACTACAACCATGTGCCGCGCCCGCCCGTGGTCGCGGTCCGGGGCGGTGCGGCCCGCGTCATCGTGCGGCGGGAGACGGAAGCGGATCTGCTCGCATTGGATGTGGGATGA
- a CDS encoding dTDP-4-dehydrorhamnose 3,5-epimerase family protein has product MKIRPLSIEGAYEVTPVVHGDARGSFTEWLRFDKLAEVLGRPVTMMQGNISVSAAGVVRGIHYADVPPGQAKYITCVRGSVLDVVVDLRTGSPTFGAWEAVTLDDAARRAVYLSEGLGHGFCALTDDATMAYLVSTTYDPGAEHGIHPMDPDLGIDWPTSTPVLSGKDTNAPSFAEARDRGMLPSWDRTARS; this is encoded by the coding sequence ATGAAGATCCGCCCCTTGAGCATCGAAGGCGCCTACGAGGTCACGCCGGTGGTGCACGGCGACGCGCGCGGCAGCTTCACCGAGTGGCTCCGCTTCGACAAGCTGGCCGAGGTGCTCGGCCGCCCGGTCACCATGATGCAGGGCAACATCTCGGTCTCCGCGGCCGGCGTGGTGCGCGGCATCCACTACGCGGACGTGCCGCCGGGCCAGGCGAAGTACATCACCTGCGTGCGCGGCTCCGTGCTCGACGTCGTGGTGGACCTGCGGACCGGCTCGCCCACGTTCGGCGCGTGGGAGGCCGTGACGCTGGACGACGCCGCACGCCGCGCGGTCTATCTGAGCGAGGGCCTCGGCCACGGATTCTGCGCGCTCACCGACGACGCCACCATGGCCTACCTGGTGTCGACCACGTACGACCCGGGTGCGGAGCACGGCATCCACCCGATGGACCCGGACCTGGGCATCGACTGGCCGACGTCCACGCCCGTTTTATCCGGGAAGGACACGAATGCGCCGTCGTTCGCCGAGGCCCGGGACCGCGGGATGCTGCCTAGCTGGGACCGAACCGCTCGGTCTTGA
- a CDS encoding homoserine dehydrogenase produces MTKPAVRVALLGCGTVGAEVVRLLHDQAEDLTARIGAPLEIVGIAVRRLGRDRGDLPVDPSIFTTDALGLIKRDDVDVVIEVVGGIEPARTWLVEALRAGKSVVTANKALLAEDGGTLHDAAAEGGADLFYEAAVAGAIPLLRPLRESLHGDRINRVTGIVNGTTNFILSSMDSSGAGFAEALEEATALGYAEADPTADVEGFDAGAKAAILASLAFHTRVTAADVYREGITEVTAADVASARDMGSTIKLLCIAARGVDADGTESVSVRVHPAMIPRSHPLASVGDAYNAVFVEAEAAGQLMFYGRGAGGTPTASAVLGDVVAVSRNRLAGTWAPSESAYAKLAIRPMGDAITRYHVSLDVADRAGVLAQVAGVFAKHDVSIATVRQAGHGDEASLVIVTHTARDAALAATVEELRHLDIVRSIASVLRVEGDS; encoded by the coding sequence ATGACGAAACCAGCTGTTCGCGTGGCCCTGCTCGGCTGCGGCACGGTCGGCGCCGAGGTCGTGCGGCTGCTGCACGACCAGGCCGAGGACCTCACCGCCCGGATCGGCGCGCCGCTCGAGATCGTCGGCATCGCGGTCCGGCGGCTCGGCCGTGATCGCGGCGACCTGCCCGTCGACCCGTCGATCTTCACGACGGACGCGCTCGGCCTGATCAAGCGCGACGACGTCGACGTGGTGATCGAGGTGGTCGGCGGCATCGAGCCCGCGCGGACGTGGCTGGTCGAGGCGCTGCGCGCGGGCAAGAGCGTGGTCACGGCCAACAAGGCGCTGCTGGCCGAGGACGGCGGCACGCTGCACGACGCGGCCGCGGAGGGCGGTGCCGACCTCTTCTACGAGGCCGCGGTGGCCGGCGCGATCCCGCTGCTGCGCCCGCTGCGCGAGTCGCTGCACGGCGACCGGATCAACCGGGTCACCGGCATCGTGAACGGCACCACCAACTTCATCCTCAGCTCGATGGACTCCTCCGGGGCCGGGTTCGCGGAGGCGCTGGAGGAGGCGACCGCGCTCGGCTACGCGGAGGCGGACCCGACCGCGGACGTGGAGGGCTTCGACGCCGGCGCCAAGGCCGCGATCCTGGCGTCGCTGGCGTTCCACACCCGGGTCACCGCCGCGGACGTCTACCGCGAGGGCATCACCGAGGTCACCGCCGCGGACGTGGCCAGCGCCCGCGACATGGGCAGCACGATCAAGCTGCTGTGCATCGCGGCGCGCGGCGTCGACGCGGACGGCACCGAGTCGGTCAGCGTCCGCGTCCACCCCGCGATGATCCCGCGCAGCCACCCCCTGGCCAGCGTCGGCGACGCGTACAACGCGGTGTTCGTGGAGGCGGAGGCCGCCGGGCAGCTGATGTTCTACGGCCGCGGCGCCGGCGGCACGCCGACCGCGAGCGCGGTCCTCGGCGACGTGGTCGCGGTCTCCCGCAACCGCCTGGCCGGCACCTGGGCCCCGAGCGAGTCCGCCTACGCCAAGCTCGCGATCCGCCCGATGGGCGACGCGATCACGCGCTACCACGTCAGCCTCGACGTGGCCGACCGCGCGGGCGTGCTGGCGCAGGTCGCCGGCGTCTTCGCCAAGCACGACGTCTCGATCGCCACGGTCCGCCAGGCCGGCCACGGCGACGAGGCCAGCCTGGTCATCGTCACGCACACCGCCCGCGACGCCGCACTCGCCGCGACGGTCGAGGAACTGCGCCACCTCGACATCGTCCGCAGCATCGCCAGCGTGCTGCGCGTCGAGGGCGATTCCTGA
- a CDS encoding polyprenol monophosphomannose synthase: MGDGSPKITVVVPTYNERDNLPRLVEMLSALGLPNLHILVVDDDSPDGTGEIADKLAAESPQAVGVLHRTTKDGLGRAYVAGIGRALDEGADVVLQMDADLSHPASVIPVMVEKLMTTDAAVVIGSRYVSGGSVAGDWGLHRKFLSAWANFYVNTILRLGVKDVTAGFKAWKAETLRTIDVGSIHSNGYAFQVEMNYRTVRHGGKIYEVPIRFEQRADGVSKMSLAVQIESALMPWRLLFGRKV, from the coding sequence ATGGGAGACGGCTCCCCCAAGATCACGGTCGTTGTCCCGACCTATAACGAACGGGACAATCTTCCCAGGCTCGTCGAGATGCTGTCCGCCCTCGGGCTGCCGAACCTCCACATCCTCGTGGTGGACGACGATTCCCCGGACGGCACCGGCGAGATCGCCGACAAGCTCGCGGCGGAGTCGCCGCAGGCGGTGGGCGTGCTGCACCGCACCACCAAGGACGGCCTCGGCCGGGCGTACGTGGCCGGCATCGGCCGCGCGCTGGACGAGGGCGCGGACGTCGTGCTCCAGATGGACGCCGACCTGTCCCACCCGGCCTCGGTGATCCCGGTGATGGTCGAGAAGCTGATGACCACGGACGCGGCCGTCGTGATCGGCTCGCGGTACGTCTCCGGCGGCTCGGTCGCCGGCGACTGGGGCCTGCACCGCAAGTTCCTGTCCGCCTGGGCGAACTTCTACGTCAACACGATCCTGCGGCTCGGCGTGAAGGACGTGACCGCGGGCTTCAAGGCGTGGAAGGCGGAGACGCTGCGCACGATCGACGTCGGGTCGATCCACAGCAACGGCTACGCGTTCCAGGTCGAGATGAACTACCGCACGGTCCGGCACGGCGGGAAGATCTACGAGGTGCCGATCCGCTTCGAGCAGCGCGCCGACGGCGTCTCGAAGATGAGCCTCGCGGTGCAGATCGAGTCCGCGCTGATGCCCTGGCGCCTGCTCTTCGGCCGCAAGGTCTGA
- a CDS encoding DUF305 domain-containing protein yields the protein MSTTDISSEPSTDDGSEEPVPAPPARRFTTVWLTLAVVIGLALGYAAGFLTPFATTPGDDSVEAGFIRDMSTHHAQAVEMAMIMHTKAQDDQVASLAADIAITQQGQIGTMSAWLRDWRLDPTGSEPRMAWMPNSQGSLTNGLMPGMATPEQLDALRAATGVEAEKLFLDLMLTHHLGGIHMAEEVVDLTGNEDVDWLAGTMVASQQREIQAIQIIKSELPAG from the coding sequence ATGAGCACCACCGACATCTCCTCCGAGCCGTCCACCGACGACGGCTCGGAGGAGCCCGTCCCCGCTCCCCCCGCCCGCCGCTTCACGACCGTCTGGCTCACGCTGGCCGTCGTGATCGGCCTGGCCCTCGGCTACGCCGCCGGCTTCCTCACCCCGTTCGCCACCACCCCCGGCGACGACTCCGTCGAGGCCGGCTTCATCCGCGACATGTCCACCCACCACGCCCAAGCCGTGGAAATGGCCATGATCATGCACACCAAGGCCCAGGACGACCAGGTCGCGTCGCTCGCCGCCGACATCGCCATCACCCAGCAGGGCCAGATCGGCACCATGAGCGCCTGGCTCCGCGACTGGCGCCTCGACCCGACCGGCTCCGAGCCCCGCATGGCGTGGATGCCCAACTCCCAGGGCAGCCTCACCAACGGCCTCATGCCGGGCATGGCCACGCCGGAACAGCTGGACGCGCTGCGCGCGGCCACGGGGGTGGAGGCGGAGAAACTGTTCCTGGACCTGATGCTCACGCACCACCTGGGGGGCATCCACATGGCCGAGGAGGTCGTCGACCTCACCGGCAACGAGGACGTCGACTGGCTGGCCGGGACGATGGTCGCCAGCCAGCAGCGCGAGATCCAGGCCATCCAGATCATCAAGAGCGAGCTCCCGGCGGGCTGA
- a CDS encoding ferredoxin reductase: protein MARAAVSGRLSWRRATLTEARAENASARTLVFDVPGWPGHLAGQHVDVRLTADDGYTAQRSYSMSAPADGERVEITVQSVADGEVSPYLVDVLGVGDAVELRGPIGGWFVWRPEQLDPVLLVAGGSGIVPLMAMIRARREHGNRSVFRLIYSVRTPDDVYYADELRRRARDDHGLEVTYVYTRHGENPRRITVADVNTHGWPPGLDPACFVCGPTGFVETVADILVALGHDPRRVKTERFGPS, encoded by the coding sequence GTGGCGCGAGCAGCGGTATCAGGGCGACTGAGCTGGCGCCGGGCCACGCTGACCGAGGCCCGGGCGGAGAACGCGTCCGCGCGCACACTGGTGTTCGACGTGCCGGGCTGGCCGGGGCATCTGGCCGGCCAGCACGTGGACGTGCGGCTCACGGCGGACGACGGCTACACGGCGCAGCGCAGCTACTCGATGTCGGCGCCGGCCGACGGCGAGCGGGTGGAGATCACCGTGCAGTCGGTGGCGGACGGTGAGGTCTCGCCGTACCTGGTGGACGTGCTGGGCGTGGGCGACGCGGTGGAGCTGCGCGGGCCGATCGGCGGCTGGTTCGTGTGGCGGCCGGAGCAGCTGGACCCGGTGCTGCTGGTGGCCGGCGGGTCGGGCATCGTGCCGCTGATGGCGATGATCCGGGCGCGGCGCGAGCACGGGAACCGTTCGGTGTTCCGGCTGATCTACTCGGTGCGGACGCCGGACGACGTGTACTACGCGGACGAGCTGCGCCGGCGGGCGCGGGACGACCACGGCCTGGAGGTCACCTACGTCTACACCCGGCACGGCGAGAACCCGCGCCGGATCACGGTGGCGGACGTGAACACGCACGGCTGGCCGCCGGGCCTCGACCCGGCCTGCTTCGTGTGCGGGCCGACCGGGTTCGTGGAGACGGTGGCGGACATCCTGGTCGCGCTGGGGCACGATCCGCGGCGGGTCAAGACCGAGCGGTTCGGTCCCAGCTAG
- a CDS encoding HAAS signaling domain-containing protein: MPSVIDEYVAEVGRGLRGPARLRRDMLAEIRDALTDAAEADGVETAVAEFGPAREIAGGLQEVLTVAHARRTALLLILVLGTSWAQAALAGLDGWPQWQGAAPGAGYLWLAEAVDLLSGVSLAAAAAAVVLLGWGARHLWRPAELARLVAGVTMGVMALTALGGLLLTALSPHGELSGAALWWAVPFTLVQVSAVRTWRTARAG; the protein is encoded by the coding sequence GTGCCGAGCGTCATCGACGAGTACGTGGCCGAGGTCGGTCGCGGCCTGCGCGGCCCGGCCCGGCTGCGCCGCGACATGCTGGCGGAGATCCGGGACGCGCTGACCGACGCGGCGGAGGCCGACGGCGTGGAGACCGCGGTCGCGGAGTTCGGCCCGGCCCGCGAGATCGCCGGCGGGCTGCAGGAGGTGCTGACGGTCGCGCACGCACGGCGTACCGCGCTGCTGCTGATCCTGGTGCTCGGCACGTCGTGGGCGCAGGCCGCGCTGGCCGGCCTGGACGGCTGGCCGCAGTGGCAGGGCGCGGCGCCCGGCGCCGGCTATCTCTGGCTGGCCGAGGCCGTGGACCTGCTCTCCGGCGTCTCGCTGGCCGCGGCCGCGGCCGCCGTGGTGCTGCTCGGCTGGGGTGCGCGCCACCTGTGGCGCCCGGCCGAGCTGGCGCGTCTGGTCGCGGGTGTCACCATGGGAGTCATGGCGCTGACCGCGCTCGGCGGCCTGCTGCTGACCGCGCTGTCCCCGCACGGCGAGCTGAGCGGGGCGGCGCTGTGGTGGGCGGTGCCGTTCACACTGGTGCAGGTCTCCGCGGTGCGGACGTGGCGGACGGCACGCGCGGGCTGA
- the argS gene encoding arginine--tRNA ligase, which translates to MTPAKLSEVVLAAARAVFAARGLDSSLLPASISVERPRNPEHGDYASTIAMQVAKRAGVPPRELAQALVEELGQAPGVRSVEIAGPGFLNIRLDAAAAGELARLVVESGESYGKSDKLAKQKINLEFVSANPTGPVHIGGVRWAAVGDALARLLRAAGAEVGTEYYFNDAGSQIDRFANSLLAAAKGDPAPDDGYGGAYIAEIAQTVIQEHQDILKLNEAEAREEFRRYGVDLMFAEIKKSLTDFGVHFDTYFNEKDLHDRGALGHALDRLTAQGHTYERDGAVWLRTTDFGDDKDRVLRKSDGDWTYFAADCAYYLDKRERGFDRVVIMLGADHHGYIGRMKAMSACFGDDPAVNLEILIGQLVNLVRDGAPVRMSKRAGTVVTLEDLVDAIGVDASRYALARYSSDSPIDIDVELWTSAKSENPVYYVQYVAARTASIARNAAESGHARGTAADFRPELLHLDRELELLKTLAEFPAAVESAAELREPHRVARYLEEVATAYHRFYDNKIDGKIQRILPAGDEEFTETHRARLWLNEATRTVISNGLSLLGVSAPERM; encoded by the coding sequence GTGACTCCCGCCAAGCTCTCCGAAGTCGTCCTCGCCGCAGCCCGGGCCGTGTTCGCGGCCAGGGGCCTCGACTCGTCCCTGCTTCCCGCGTCGATCTCGGTGGAGCGACCGCGCAACCCGGAGCACGGCGACTACGCATCGACGATCGCCATGCAGGTGGCGAAGAGGGCCGGCGTGCCGCCGCGCGAGCTGGCGCAGGCGCTGGTCGAGGAGCTCGGCCAGGCGCCGGGCGTCAGGTCGGTGGAGATCGCCGGGCCGGGCTTCCTGAACATCCGGCTGGACGCGGCCGCGGCCGGTGAGCTGGCCCGCCTGGTGGTGGAGAGCGGCGAGAGCTACGGGAAATCCGACAAACTCGCCAAGCAGAAGATCAACCTGGAGTTCGTCTCGGCGAATCCGACCGGCCCGGTGCACATCGGCGGCGTGCGGTGGGCCGCGGTCGGTGACGCGCTGGCCCGGCTGCTGCGCGCGGCCGGCGCGGAGGTCGGTACGGAGTACTACTTCAACGACGCCGGCTCGCAGATCGACCGCTTCGCGAACTCGCTGCTCGCCGCCGCGAAGGGCGACCCGGCGCCGGACGACGGCTACGGCGGCGCCTACATCGCCGAGATCGCGCAGACCGTGATCCAGGAGCACCAGGACATCCTGAAGCTGAACGAGGCCGAGGCCCGCGAGGAGTTCCGGCGGTACGGCGTCGACCTGATGTTCGCCGAGATCAAGAAGAGCCTGACCGACTTCGGCGTGCACTTCGACACGTACTTCAACGAGAAGGATCTGCACGACCGCGGCGCGCTGGGGCACGCGCTGGACCGGCTCACCGCGCAGGGCCACACGTACGAGCGGGACGGCGCGGTCTGGCTGCGCACCACCGACTTCGGCGACGACAAGGACCGGGTGCTGCGCAAGTCCGACGGCGACTGGACGTACTTCGCCGCGGACTGCGCCTACTACCTGGACAAGCGGGAGCGCGGCTTCGACCGGGTCGTGATCATGCTGGGCGCGGACCACCACGGCTACATCGGCCGGATGAAGGCGATGTCCGCCTGCTTCGGCGACGACCCCGCGGTCAACCTGGAGATCCTGATCGGCCAGTTGGTGAACCTGGTCCGCGACGGCGCCCCGGTCCGCATGTCCAAGCGGGCCGGCACGGTCGTGACGCTGGAGGACCTGGTGGACGCGATCGGCGTGGACGCGTCCCGGTACGCGCTGGCCCGCTACTCCTCCGACTCGCCGATCGACATCGACGTGGAGCTGTGGACCAGCGCCAAGTCGGAGAACCCGGTCTACTACGTGCAGTACGTGGCCGCCCGTACCGCCAGCATCGCGCGCAACGCCGCCGAGTCCGGGCACGCGCGCGGCACCGCCGCGGACTTCCGGCCCGAGCTGCTGCACCTGGACCGCGAGCTGGAGCTGCTGAAGACGCTGGCCGAGTTCCCGGCCGCGGTCGAGTCCGCCGCCGAGCTGCGCGAGCCGCACCGGGTCGCCCGCTACCTGGAGGAGGTGGCGACCGCCTACCACCGGTTCTACGACAACAAGATCGACGGGAAGATCCAGCGCATCCTGCCGGCGGGCGACGAGGAGTTCACCGAGACCCACCGCGCGCGGCTGTGGCTGAACGAGGCCACCCGAACGGTGATCTCCAACGGATTGTCCCTGCTCGGCGTCTCCGCCCCGGAGAGGATGTAA